In Parasegetibacter sp. NRK P23, the genomic stretch GACAAAAGAAGGGTAAACAGCATCAATATCCGAGCTGCGATAGTACGCTTTGAGCGCTTGCGCCGCTCGCCCGGGCGAAGGCAGCAATCGTCTTTTTTCATAATATTTGTTTAGAGTGATCTTAAGTAAGGATGAATACAGTAGCATTAAATGGCCCATCATCCTATGGGGGTAGCATCATAAGAAGCAGTTTTGATAGGTTATTAAAAGATCGTGAGCTTATTCTGCTCGAATTTGTACCTGAATCCTCCCGGAAGTTTGAGCGCGTCCATCACTTCCGGTAACGTTTTATTTTCAAATACGCCTGTGAAGCGCATCATGCGGGTTTTCTCGTTTCGGAATTCCACTTCTATATTGTACCAACGCTCCAGCTTACCGGCTATATCCTGGAACTTTTCACCGTCGAAGGACAGTTGATTGCGGATCCAGGCATTTTCGTAACTGGCACTGTCTTTAGGCTGGAATTTAACATGCCCCAATACGAGCGAAACATCGGTATCCACTTGTGCAGTTCCGGAGCCGGGCTCCTGCGGTTCCAATGCTTTCGGATTGCGAATGGTGATTTTCTCTCTTGGTTTCAGCAATACTTTTTTTTCGGGAGAATGGGGGAACTGCACTTCTATTTCGCCGGTGAACAAAGCTGTTTCCATCTGCTCTTCGCCGGGATAGGATTTCACGTTAAACGTTGTGCCGGTCACCTTAATATCCAATGCACCGAGGTGCACCACAAAAGGCTTGTCAGGGTTTTTCTCCACATCAAAAAACGCTTCTCCTTCCAGGTAAACATCCCTTATGGAGCGGTTATAATCCTGGTTGTAGCTCAGTTTACTATCCGCATTCAACCATACCTTTGTCCCGTCGGGAAGGGTAAGGTGCGACCTTGATCCTTTCCTGGTGGTGACCACGCTGGGGTTTACCTTTCCGGTTTCCGGGGGACTTTCCCGCAGTAAAAGATAGGTCGTGCCGGCAACAACGATCAACAATGCAGCCGCCGCCATCCACCATGTACTTCTTCTTTTGCCGCTTACAGGAATTGGCATGCTGTCCTGCTCCTGTTCATCAAAGGCATCCTGCAATTGC encodes the following:
- a CDS encoding FecR family protein, which codes for MKDRFTYLTAQLLSGAITPHEREELSRLLETDEDLRKLYENLFDRPVAPTADDDLLAEQAYAAHFVKMQLQDAFDEQEQDSMPIPVSGKRRSTWWMAAAALLIVVAGTTYLLLRESPPETGKVNPSVVTTRKGSRSHLTLPDGTKVWLNADSKLSYNQDYNRSIRDVYLEGEAFFDVEKNPDKPFVVHLGALDIKVTGTTFNVKSYPGEEQMETALFTGEIEVQFPHSPEKKVLLKPREKITIRNPKALEPQEPGSGTAQVDTDVSLVLGHVKFQPKDSASYENAWIRNQLSFDGEKFQDIAGKLERWYNIEVEFRNEKTRMMRFTGVFENKTLPEVMDALKLPGGFRYKFEQNKLTIF